From the genome of Romeriopsis navalis LEGE 11480:
TGCCACGGCCACATTGTCGATATTGAAAGATTTTGTCCACCAAACATCGGCCTGGCTATAGGCTCCAAAGGAGAGAATGCCAGCGCCCAACAGGACGCCCGTGGCCAACGTCCAAGCCTTGCTTTTAGCTTGCTGACCCATCATGGCGATCTTGCTGCCCAGCAGATAAGCAACGGTGATTTGAACGCTGAGATAAAACGGAAGCAAATAACGCGGCATAATCGTTCGCCTGCCCCCCAGGAGCAAGTCTGGTAAAAACAGCGGTAAGGCTGTAGTGCCCATCAGGGCCAGAATGAAAAGCGTGCTGGCAGTGGGGGCTTTGCGGCTGAGATGGTAAACGCCATAGAAGAGCAGCAGGGCAAAGGCGAGGTAGGCCGGAATCAGCCGCTGGCTAAATCGCTCAAGGCCGGTATCGAAAAAGCTGAGGCTGAGATTGTGGAGCCAAATCTTGACCATACCGAGGCGGGTTGGGGCATATTCCCGGGTCCAGATGGTGAGGCGATCGGCATTTTGAAATTCGCGGAAGACAACCCAGAGCCAGGGCGTGAAGGCCAAGAGAGCTATCGCACTGGCCGTGAAATAGCCCCATCGTCCACCTGGACGAGCCGAGGCTGAGTCAATGGGGGCCACTGGGTCACTGGGCAAATAAACCCACCCAGCCCAACGGCCCAAGGCATAAAGACCATGCCCCAAGGCCACTAGACCAAAGAAGAGCTGAGTATAAAAGCCCAAAATCAGCAGCAGGCTGTAGAGTCCCCAGCTCAGGCTTGGCAGGCTCACAACTCTGCCAAGGGGCGATCGCGTCTGATTCGCATCAGATTGGCTGCATCGCATGGCCCAGAGGAAGACCGCACTGGAGCCTAACACCAGCGTCATCCAGAGGCTGTATTGCCTCGCCTCTTGGGCATAGGCCAAATGCAGCGGTGAAATCGCCATCAGTGCCACTGCCATCCAGCTGACGGTCGGCATAGCAAACAGCTCCTGGCAGAGCCAATAGGCAAAGGGAAAACTCCCAAGGCTAATCACCACTGCAAGACCTCTCAAGCTGACTGGTGTCAGTCCAAAAACCTTGCCCCACTGGCGACCCAGTAAATAGTAAAGGGGCGGATGGTGAGGGTTCTCTTGGATGAGTCGTTCTATGGTGTCCTGGCTATTGCTGTCAGGCTTGAACTGCTGATAGGTCTGGAGGAAATCGGGCGAGACCGGCTCAGTGAGATCGGCAAAGTCTTGGACAATATCTAGCTCACTGTTGCCTGACACGCTGAGTAAGGTTGAGACTTCGTCATACCAATAAACTTTTTGGTCCAGATGGGTGAAGCGTAGGCCAATGCCAAAAATCAGTAGGGCAACAACGACAGGCATCAGCCAGCGAGGGCCACGATGGGGTTTGGCTGAGACCATGAAAGCGTTACCTAGATTGTGATGAGGGTATAACTAGAAGAAGACCATGTTTTGAGCATCAACCAGAAAAGCAATGTTGTACGACGATGAAACCCGCTGGTGTTTGAAGCGATGTTTGGGCTGTGTCACTATTGCATAGCCAGCGCCTGCATAGCCGCTCCACAAGAGTTAGGACGCTTTGAGAACGGCTTCGATGGCTTCGCGAAGCGTGTCATGTTGGTCAATTTCCTGGCGCATACGACTCTTTAACCAAGACCAGGATTTTTCAATCTTGTTGAGGTCAGGGGAATCAGGAGGCAGATAGAGCAACTCGCAGCCTGCGGTTTGTATCAACTCTTCGATGCGGCCTCCTTTGTGGAAGCTAGCATTGTTCATAATGATATGTCGATCGGGCACTTTCACGAAATTCGATCCGACTGAAAAATTCGATCCAGCGGCATTAAAGGCTCATTTCCAGCGGTTCACAATCAACTGCTGCTGCAATGCGCGGCTTACTGGTCAGAATTTAGCTTCAGCAAGAGCTTAGCTCCGGCAAGCACGAACAGGCAGCACTGCTTCAAATTGGGCGATCGCCTTCTCACTCCACGCCAACAATGGCTTCCAACCTGCTGGCAAACAGACATCCCAGAAATTGAACTGGCAAGACTGCATATGATTGCCCACAAGCAGCGAGTATTGCGCCCCATCCCGCCCACCAATATCGACATCCGAGGGGAAAGGCTGCAACGATAATTGCGCCAACTCAATTAGCAGCTGATTCACAGGGTCAGCATCAATCAAACAATCACAGCCACAGATATCCGGCTCCGAATTGACTAAACCAGATAACACAAGTTCTGCATGTTTATTCCAGATCAACCGTCGCAGCCAACAGGATTGCCCCACCTGAAACACTGACCAAGAAGCCGCTGCGCTAAAAGTTGGTGAGCGCCACAGCAATATCTTACGCTGACTTAGAGGCCGATCGACTAAGCCAGGATACTGCTCCGGCGACATCAGTCGGGCCTTTTCCAAAACACCATACTCTGCACTCATACCATTTAACTCAAACAATATTTCACTGGCATACAACGCTTAGAACCCAGCCTATGCGATTTCACGCGGCTGAAAAATACTCAGCTTTAACGCCTGCGCTGCCCCTAACCAACTCGCATGGTCCGTATGGTCCGCCAAGTCATCTCCCGTTAGCCCGTGCACCAAAACATTCAAGCTACCGCGCTGCGCATCCAACCACGGAATCAACTGGTCAAATTCCGCCGCCTCAAACGCCAACTGACAACTCCAACAGGGATGTGGCCCCACCGGTTTACGATGCACCCGCCCCACTTCTACCTCAAACTGCTCACCGGCCATACGGCAAATGTCAGCCGCTCGTTCCACCGTTTGTTGGTCGAAATAGACATGCGCATGATAACGATCGTAGATATTTTGCGGCGTCATTTGTATTGCAATTAGCGACATCTCCTCTAGGATAACGCTAACCACATATGCTCTTGATCAAAGTAATCACCATCCACTCGCACGGCCCGAGGGACAACGCCTGCCGACTGAAATCCAAATGAAACATACAATGCCCGCGCCGCACTGCCATTCAGATTCACCGTCAGATACAACTGTTCAATTCCATTCAGATGCCGCGCCGACAAAATCAGGTAAGTCATCAGCTTTTTGGCAATGCCTTTTCCTTGATGCTCGATCGGCACATACACAAACAGCACCTCCGCCTGGTGGGACTGCTTGGGGGCCGATCGCCGAATCGCCATCGCCGTCCCCACCAACTTATCCGCCTCATCGAATGCCCCGAGCAAACAGCCATTTAAGCGATCGAAGCGTTGCAGTCCTCGGGCAACTGCCCGATCGCGGCGTTTTTCCAGTTGGGCAATATCCGCGTCAAACGATGATGGGTGCTCACGCAGACCCCGCTTAACCAAATGATTGTATGCCTTAGCATATTCCGGTGTGATCGTCGCGATCCGAACCATGGTTAGCTGAAATATTTTCCCTTTCCACAGTACAAGGCTATGTCACCGAGGGCATCAGCACACAATCTGGGCAAAACAGAAAGTGACTGGGCACAATAACCGTATTCTTCACTATTCGATCAACAATTAAGATGTCACGTAAAACCTGCGCCATCGGCTTGTTAAGCCTCATCAGCCTGAACCTCATCACAGGTTGTGACAACCAAGTTGCTGATACCAAATACAGTATTGAAGACTTTAGACCTGCCAATTGGCCACGAACATGCCAGCAAATAAAGCAGGTGCTTGAGAAATCGCCTGGCGATCGAATAATTTACCAAAACCGCCCACAAAATCACAACATTCAATCCAGTTGGGAATTCAATTGGTTGGGCGAAAGGCTCCCCATTCCGGCATTGCAGTACCAGCACGTGGCCGTCAGCAGCAGCCAAAAAGTTAATGGTGATAGCGACAAAAATGCCTATAGCGTCAAGTTATCCGGCGAACTTAAAGGCAAAACAGTCCTTGTATCGATTGAGCGTGGAAACGTCCTAACCCAACCAATGGACGATGTTTTTTCGGCCGTCGTGGATGGGGTCAAGCCTTCCGAGGAAGGGAAAACACTGACCAAACAATTCTTTGGTGGCCCGGTCACAATGGTTCATCTAATGAGCCAATCCTACAATTACCAATCGAGCGATTTCACATGCAATCGCAGTCAATGGGAAAAAGAGGTACCAATCGCTATCAGGCTCGGGGGAAAATCCAGCAGAAATGACACAAATGACAACGACATCGCCGCCTATAAGTTAGACCAAGGACTGGTCAGCCTCAGTAACAGGAACAACAACGAACGCTGGCGGAGTCTATGGGAAGATAAAAATATGTACAACTCTGTCATACTAGAACTCCCCACAGGACACAACTACGGCAAAATCGGCCTGGGCGTCAAACAATCTAACTGGAAGAGTGCACCCGACTCACCCAAGTGGTTAAACACTTTGGCAACTGCCCTCAAACACCCCAAACCCAGCAACTGGGAAGCACTCGCCCAAGACTTCGAAGCCGCAAAGCTATCCGAGGAAAGTATCGCATCGGCTAAACGCATGGCAGTCAAGGCGCAGTAGAATCCATTCGTGCCTGCCAGTTCAGACCTTGAGCCAGGAGGCGATTATCCCCCTGGCTTGCCGTCAGATCATTAACGATTACGCACGTTACGCAGTCGAGTCCGAACTTTTTGACGGATAACTTTTCGCTGCTCGGTCGTCAGCAAGCCTTTCAACTCACTCCGGGAAGACTGCATAATACCGCGAATTTCCTGGCGCTGTTCCGGGGTCAGATTCATCGCTGCAAGGTTTTGGCGAATTTCCTGGGCCGCACCAAAAGCCGCTTGAGCATAGGGCTTTTGCTCCGGCGTCAGGACTGCTTCAATCTCGCCACGAGTCGATTGACGCACGGTATTGATTTGCTGTAACTGTGCCGGAGTCAAATCCAAGTCAGAAATCAGCATTTTCATCATCGGCAACTGCGCACCCGGTTGCGCTTGGGCGATCGAGGGCAGACTGATGGCCGTCGCCACACCCCCCGTCATCAATGCCACACCCGCAAAAATCGCCGCAAATTGCTTTTTCATGATTTTGTCCTCTTAAGAATAAACATTGGAACATTTGCTTGAATCCCCTGCGATGTAGTCGCTGTGAGGATTTTCTCCAACTGTGCCTATCCTAGGAAATCGCTCCGGGGTGAGGCAGGAGGCAATCGTCCTAAACAGTTCGGGACTAAAGTCACATGCGGATTGGGAAACCACGTTGGTAAACTGCGCATAGCGTTGGGATATGCATCGGGTTTAGATCCCGGATGGGGATACACATCGACTTGGGATAAGTTACCGGGATTATGACTGTACACAATCGACTGCAAGATCCGTCACTCCGCTTCCTGCTATGGCTGGAATGGCTACTGCTGGGTCTAAGCGCCTTGGGCGAATTTTCCCAACGGATACAGCTCTTTCCCGATCGCGCACCACTCCTATCATTTCTATGCATCGGCTTGCTCGGAATACTCGGTAGACATTTACCCAGTCAGTTACGCCAAAAAATTGGTTATATCGCCATCAATCTCACCCTCGTCCTGATCGCTTCCGTCATTGGTCAGATTCAGTTCTTCTTTGTGCTCTGCATTGTGTTGATGCTGCGGAGTTGTTTACTATTTGAGCGGACCGGCCGGTGGCTGATGATCGCGGCGCTGATCAGCTTTTTTATTACCGTCCAAACCTACCGCTGGCAGACGATCGGCAATCACCAAATCCTCCAGAACTTGAAGCAAGTGCGGCCAATTCTCGCTGGTTCGATCGTGCTATTTTCCCTTACTCTGATCTTTCTACATCTATTGATGAACGCCCTCTTAGCCGAACGACACAGCCGCCAACAATTAGCCACGGCGAATGCACAATTACGTGACTACGCAATGCAAGTCGAACAGGTCGCCACCCTCCAAGAACGCACTAGGGTAGCGCGCGAAATCCACGATGCGATCGGGCATTCTCTCACCGCACTACATCTAAATCTCAACGCCGCCGCCGGACTCTGGTCCGCCGAGCCGCAGCAAGCTAAAACACTGCTCGATGAAGCCACGGCACTCAGTCAAGTCGCCCTGAAGGAGATTCGGACATCCATCGCGGCCCTTCGCAGCGATCCATTGCAGGGTAAAGCCTTAACCAACTTGATTCAGAACCTGATCACCCAGCTCGAACAAACCACCAGCATTACCGCTAATGTCAACATTAACCTTCCCCCTAACCTGCCAGAGGCCCAGAAAACGACAACTTATCGGATTACCCAAGAAGCAATCACGAATATCATCAAACATGCTGAGGCCACAGTGGTGGACATTCAATTGCAGAGCGATCGACAGCATCTACAACTCTTGATTCAAGACAATGGTCAAGGTTTCGATCAGCAGGAAAACACCAGTGGATTTGGGTTACGCGGCATGAACGAACGCATCCTCGCCCTCGGGGGCAACCTCACAATTGACAGTACGATCGGTAACGGCTGCCGGATTCAGATGCAATTACCGCTATCGCAAGCCCAAATATGACACAAACCCAAATATGACAATTCGAATTTTGCTGGTGGATGATCAAGAATTAGTCCGACAGGGACTGCGATTTATGCTGAAACCCGTGTCTGATTTCGCGGTGGTAGGAGAAGCCGATCATGGCAAATCTGCGCTGACGCAAATCCCATTGCTTAAACCAGATGTGGTGCTAATGGATATTCGGATGCCGATTATGGATGGCGTCGCCGCGACCAAACAGATCCGGCAACAGTTTCCTGAAATCAAGGTC
Proteins encoded in this window:
- a CDS encoding glycosyltransferase family 39 protein, whose product is MVSAKPHRGPRWLMPVVVALLIFGIGLRFTHLDQKVYWYDEVSTLLSVSGNSELDIVQDFADLTEPVSPDFLQTYQQFKPDSNSQDTIERLIQENPHHPPLYYLLGRQWGKVFGLTPVSLRGLAVVISLGSFPFAYWLCQELFAMPTVSWMAVALMAISPLHLAYAQEARQYSLWMTLVLGSSAVFLWAMRCSQSDANQTRSPLGRVVSLPSLSWGLYSLLLILGFYTQLFFGLVALGHGLYALGRWAGWVYLPSDPVAPIDSASARPGGRWGYFTASAIALLAFTPWLWVVFREFQNADRLTIWTREYAPTRLGMVKIWLHNLSLSFFDTGLERFSQRLIPAYLAFALLLFYGVYHLSRKAPTASTLFILALMGTTALPLFLPDLLLGGRRTIMPRYLLPFYLSVQITVAYLLGSKIAMMGQQAKSKAWTLATGVLLGAGILSFGAYSQADVWWTKSFNIDNVAVAEIINRSDRPLLINNGPVPFAISQTYHLKTETGVLLEPYCTNCQQDSEGRGELNIPEISDEIAAQFSDRFLLNSYSSKDWTAQLAEWSGGTAKLRYQGRVSQLWELLP
- a CDS encoding sensor histidine kinase codes for the protein MTVHNRLQDPSLRFLLWLEWLLLGLSALGEFSQRIQLFPDRAPLLSFLCIGLLGILGRHLPSQLRQKIGYIAINLTLVLIASVIGQIQFFFVLCIVLMLRSCLLFERTGRWLMIAALISFFITVQTYRWQTIGNHQILQNLKQVRPILAGSIVLFSLTLIFLHLLMNALLAERHSRQQLATANAQLRDYAMQVEQVATLQERTRVAREIHDAIGHSLTALHLNLNAAAGLWSAEPQQAKTLLDEATALSQVALKEIRTSIAALRSDPLQGKALTNLIQNLITQLEQTTSITANVNINLPPNLPEAQKTTTYRITQEAITNIIKHAEATVVDIQLQSDRQHLQLLIQDNGQGFDQQENTSGFGLRGMNERILALGGNLTIDSTIGNGCRIQMQLPLSQAQI
- a CDS encoding Spy/CpxP family protein refolding chaperone encodes the protein MKKQFAAIFAGVALMTGGVATAISLPSIAQAQPGAQLPMMKMLISDLDLTPAQLQQINTVRQSTRGEIEAVLTPEQKPYAQAAFGAAQEIRQNLAAMNLTPEQRQEIRGIMQSSRSELKGLLTTEQRKVIRQKVRTRLRNVRNR
- a CDS encoding transposase gives rise to the protein MKVPDRHIIMNNASFHKGGRIEELIQTAGCELLYLPPDSPDLNKIEKSWSWLKSRMRQEIDQHDTLREAIEAVLKAS
- a CDS encoding DOPA 4,5-dioxygenase family protein, with the translated sequence MVSVILEEMSLIAIQMTPQNIYDRYHAHVYFDQQTVERAADICRMAGEQFEVEVGRVHRKPVGPHPCWSCQLAFEAAEFDQLIPWLDAQRGSLNVLVHGLTGDDLADHTDHASWLGAAQALKLSIFQPREIA
- a CDS encoding GNAT family N-acetyltransferase, which produces MVRIATITPEYAKAYNHLVKRGLREHPSSFDADIAQLEKRRDRAVARGLQRFDRLNGCLLGAFDEADKLVGTAMAIRRSAPKQSHQAEVLFVYVPIEHQGKGIAKKLMTYLILSARHLNGIEQLYLTVNLNGSAARALYVSFGFQSAGVVPRAVRVDGDYFDQEHMWLALS